Below is a window of Methanocaldococcus jannaschii DSM 2661 DNA.
AAGGTTGAGATTGACGTATCCAAGCTGAAATAAACAAAACCAAAATATTTAAATACTAGTAATGTATTATAGTAAAGTTGATTGCAATTTAAACATCAATATGGAAAAATATATGTCTAAATATATACTTAAACATTTTAATAGAAATAAAAAATAATCACGAGGGATAACAATGGAGAAGTACGAAAAAGCGGCAGAAATTTTCAAGGCATTTGGAGACCCAACAAGATTGATGATTTTAAAGTTATTGGCTGAAAATGGAAGCATGTGCGTTTGTAAAATAATAGATGAGCTAAAAAAGCCACAGCCAACAATCTCACACCACTTAAACATCTTAAAAAAGGCTGGAATAGTTAAAGCAAGAAAAGAAGGAACATGGAATTTCTACTACATCGTAGATGACAGAGTTAAAGAGATTATTAAATTAGTTGATGAATTATAACCATAGGAGGAGACCTCCTATTGGGATACCTCCCGTCCATTAAGTTGGGGCTTTCAGCCCCAATTAATGTCCAAGCTCTATAAAGAACAAGAATGTGACTTCTTAGGTAGTCAGAGGAAACTATAAATTTCTCTTTTTTTAACTATTTTATTTAATGTAGCAAACGCAATTTATAATAAATGCATGCGTAAAATTATAAATGCTATTTTTGTTATCTCTTAAGAGGATTTTTATTTTTAGAAACCATAAATTTAATATTGTTGGTGATGTTATGGGAATTGAAGAAGAAATTAGAAGGATAGAAGAAG
It encodes the following:
- a CDS encoding ArsR/SmtB family transcription factor, whose protein sequence is MEKYEKAAEIFKAFGDPTRLMILKLLAENGSMCVCKIIDELKKPQPTISHHLNILKKAGIVKARKEGTWNFYYIVDDRVKEIIKLVDEL